In a single window of the Labeo rohita strain BAU-BD-2019 chromosome 23, IGBB_LRoh.1.0, whole genome shotgun sequence genome:
- the ttll10 gene encoding protein polyglycylase TTLL10: MSCESWVEPRQHGGEPGAGQRQDTQHVRGHSQQTMGDQGQTDEAEKGRPLNDGVEVVVLQHDNEAEMQKETNKETRRRRRVTQKIHRVKHMDGALPVSVSFVERDRDKRSEDSRGPGPFFYFGGNNGASIVVSYCESRGWQRIYDKTRTDYKLKWCETKSPAAYYSFKAGGQLIYQIPNNKVLTTKIGLLNSLREYDRVSSKVNYGRGNRRMRLEDFFPVTFRMDMKDEREAFFNGICNDKFSMWICKPTGLNQGRGIFLLRTPEDITAFRERLQNTMEQQSNRKSPFNLPQARIVQQYIQKPLLLKGRKFDVRSYFLIACTSPYMVFFRHGYIRLTCNLYDPNSDNITAHLTNQYMQKKNPLYSLLKEETVWSMEHFNTYINETYMLSKGLPKDWALGPFAKRMQHIIMQCFQAVKAKLDCKLGYFDLIGCDFLIDEDFKVWLLEMNCNPALHTNCEVLKNVIPQTVTEALDLALEIFSKSCCGLKLLPLNSQRDFLLLYSGETVAITKQRHKTSGPSTNINSNKTVAIATQTGKSTNRASRYSETQAKCSVPSTGVLSSSALSNTTPPSQQPVELSLKQPSPLSQKPLTSKSQETNQPRPHQLKPVRPRVELQLSKCTWQQPAVISNLNMPPQPVRSAIWSLSTPALSKGSNSTQRLGAQGRQTDKMEHMSCNLKTSKIHLAEPYSLHTVGTEMKEAKEKEQEGDG, from the exons ATGTCATGTGAGAGCTGGGTTGAGCCCCGTCAGCACGGAGGAGAGCCAGGTGCTGGACAGAGACAGGACACACAGCATGTCCGTGGACACTCACAGCAGACGATGGGTGACCAGGGCCAAACAGATGAGGCAGAGAAGGGCAGGCCGCTGAATGATGGGGTCGAGGTTGTGGTGCTACAACATGATAATGAAGCTGAAATGCAGAAGGAGACAAATAAGGAGACACGGAGGAGGAGGCGGGTCACTCAGAAGATACACCGAGTAAAACATATGGACGGAGCCCTGCCAG TGAGTGTCTCATTTGTTGAGAGGGACAGAGACAAGCGGTCTGAAGATTCAAGGGGCCCTGGACCCTTCTTCTACTTTGGGGGGAACAATGGGGCCTCCAT AGTTGTATCATATTGTGAGAGTCGAGGCTGGCAGCGCATATATGACAAGACCAGGACGGACTACAAGCTGAAGTGGTGTGAAACTAAATCACCTGCTGCCTACTACAGCTTCAAAGCAG gTGGGCAGTTGATTTACCAGATACCCAATAATAAGGTCCTGACCACTAAGATAGGCCTTCTGAACAGCCTACGGGAGTATGACAGAGTCAGCAGCAAGGTCAACTATGGACGTGGAAACAG GAGGATGAGGCTGGAGGATTTTTTTCCTGTCACTTTTCGTATGGATATGAAAGACGAGAGAGAGGCTTTCTTTAATG GAATATGCAATGATAAATTCAGCATGTGGATCTGCAAGCCCACAGGCCTTAACCAAGGCCGTGGTATTTTTCTACTGCGGACACCAGAAGACATCACAGCATTCAGAGAACGACTGCAGAACACAATGGAGCAGCAGTCCAACAGGAAGTCACCTTTCAATTTGCCACAAGCTCGGATTGTTCAACA GTACATCCAGAAACCTTTGCTACTAAAAGGCAGGAAGTTTGACGTACGGTCATACTTTCTAATTGCTTGCACCTCACCATACATGGTGTTTTTTCGCCATGGTTACATCCGATTGACGTGTAACCTTTATGACCCAAACTCTGACAATATCACAGCCCACCTGACCAATCAA tacatGCAGAAGAAAAATCCTCTCTACAGCCTGCTAAAAGAGGAAACTGTTTGGTCCATGGAGCACTTCAATACATACATTAACGAGACATACATGCTGTCAAAGGGTCTGCCTAAAGACTGGGCTCTGGGTCCTTTTGCA AAAAGGATGCAACATATTATCATGCAGTGCTTTCAAGCTGTCAAAGCCAAGCTGGACTGCAAACTTGGTTACTTTGACCTAATTGGTTGTGACTTCTTGATTGATGAGGATTTCAAG GTCTGGTTGCTCGAGATGAATTGTAACCCTGCACTGCATACTAACTGTGAAGTCCTGAAAAATGTGATACCACAGACAGTCACTGAGGCACTTG ACCTTGCTTTGGAAATCTTCAGTAAGTCTTGCTGTGGACTGAAACTGCTGCCACTAAACAGTCAAAGAGATTTTCTGTTGCTGTATAGTGGTGAGACTGTGGCCATAACCAAACAGAGACACAAAACCAGTGGTCCCTCCACCAACATTAACTCCAACAAAACTGTTGCCATTGCAACACAAACAGGGAAATCAACCAATAGGGCCAGCAGATATTCTGAAACTCAAGCTAAATGTTCCGTCCCGTCCACCGGCGTTCTCTCCTCCTCTGCTTTGTCTAATACCACCCCACCTTCACAGCAGCCTGTGGAGTTATCACTGAAACAACCTTCACCTTTATCCCAGAAGCCTCTGACATCCAAATCTCAAGAAACAAATCAGCCTCGACCACACCAGCTCAAACCTGTGCGCCCTCGTGTTGAGCTTCAACTTAGCAAGTGCACCTGGCAGCAACCTGCAGTGATATCCAACCTCAACATGCCTCCACAGCCTGTAAGAAGTGCAATCTGGTCATTGTCTACACCAGCCCTGAGCAAAGGCTCAAACTCCACACAAAGACTTGGAGCTCAAGGCCGCCAGACAGACAAAATGGAGCACATGAGCTGCAACCTAAAAACATCCAAGATTCATTTGGCAGAGCCATACTCCCTCCATACTGTGGGGACAGAAATGAAAGAGGCCAAAGAAAAGGAACAGGAAGGTGATGGATGA